In Oryza brachyantha chromosome 1, ObraRS2, whole genome shotgun sequence, the following are encoded in one genomic region:
- the LOC107304581 gene encoding peroxidase 1-like: protein MASSNWLALAMAVAVAVASTLPAASRAQLQVGFYNTSCPRAEALVRQAVAAAVANNSGLAAGLIRLHFHDCFVRGCDASVLIFSPNGTAERDAPPNNPSLRGFEVVDAAKAAVEAACPGTVSCADILAFAARDSVNLTGNTFYQVPAGRRDGRISNFNDAFTLPNPNATATELVDGFRNRSLTAEEMVILSGSHTIGRSHCSSFINRNSERLANGTISPAYQALLEALCAANTSTPVTTAIDLSTPATLDNNYYKLLPLNLGLFFSDDQLIRNATLLPFVNAFTANETLWKEKFAAAMIKMGNIDVLTGTQGEIRLNCSTVNAPSSSASAGTMIIDTVFPDADGGEVAAS, encoded by the exons ATGGCGAGCAGCAACTGGCTGGCGCTGgccatggcggtggcggtggcagtggcgagcacgctgccggcggcgagccgggcGCAGCTGCAGGTCGGGTTCTACAACACCAGCTGCCCCAGAGCCGAGGCACTGGTCCGGCAGGCcgtcgcggccgccgtcgccaacaactccggcctcgccgccggcctcatCCGCCTCCATTTCCACGACTGCTTCGTCAGG GGTTGTGACGCATCGGTGCTGATCTTCTCGCCGAACGGCACGGCGGAGCGCGACGCGCCGCCGAACAACCCAAGCCTCCGCGGCTTCGAGGTGGTGGACGCCGCCaaggccgccgtcgaggcggcGTGCCCGGGCACCGTCTCCTGCGCCGACAtcctcgccttcgccgcccgcGACAGCGTCAACCTCACCGGCAACACCTTCTACCAGgtccccgccggccgccgcgacggcaGGATATCCAACTTCAACGATGCCTTCACCCTCCCGAACCCGAACGCCACGGCGACGGAGCTTGTCGACGGCTTCCGGAACAGGAGCTTGACCGCCGAGGAGATGGTCATCCTCTCCGGCTCCCACACCATCGGCCGCTCCCACTGCTCCTCCTTCATCAACAGGAATAGTGAACGTCTG GCGAACGGGACGATTAGCCCGGCGTACCAGGCGCTGCTGGAGGCTCTGTGCGCGGCAAACACGTCGACgccggtgacgacggcgaTCGACTTGAGCACGCCGGCGACGCTGGACAACAACTACTACAAGCTGCTGCCGTTGAACCTGGGCCTCTTCTTCTCCGACGACCAGCTCATCCGCAACGCCACGCTGCTGCCCTTCGTCAACGCCTTCACCGCCAACGAGACGCTCTGGAAGGAGAAGTTTGCCGCCGCCATGATCAAGATGGGCAACATCGACGTGCTCACCGGCACCCAGGGCGAGATCAGGCTCAACTGCAGCACCGTCAAcgccccgtcgtcgtcggcttcCGCCGGGACGATGATCATCGACACCGTCTtccccgacgccgacggcggtgAGGTCGCCGCGAGCTAA
- the LOC102707254 gene encoding peroxidase 1-like, with protein MASSNWLVAVAMAVAVASTLPAASRAQLQVGFYNTRCPNAEALVRQAVVAAIANNSGLAAGLIRLHFHDCFVRGCDASVLIFSPNGTAERDAPPNNPSLRGFEVVDAAKAAVEAACPRTVSCADILAFAARDSVNLTGNTFYQVPAGRRDGRISNFNDAFSLPNPNATATELVEGFRNKSLTAEEMVILSGSHTIGRSHCASFIFKNRERLASGTISPAYQALLEALCAGNTEQSSNVTTAIDLSTPATLDNNYYKLLRLNLGLHFSDDQLIRDATLLPFVNASACNETGWKEKFAAAMIKMGNIDVLTGTQGEIRLNCSAVNAPSSSASAGTMIIDTVFPDADGGEVAAS; from the exons ATGGCGAGCAGCAACTggctggtggcggtggcgatggcggtggcggtggcgagcacgctgccggcggcgagccgggcGCAGCTGCAGGTTGGGTTCTACAACACCAGGTGCCCTAACGCCGAGGCGCTGGTCCGGCAGGCCGTCGTGGCCGCCATCGCCAACAACTCCGGCCTCGCCGCGGGCCTCATCCGCCTCCATTTCCACGACTGCTTCGTCAGG GGGTGTGACGCATCGGTGCTGATCTTCTCGCCGAACGGCACGGCGGAGCGCGACGCGCCGCCGAACAACCCAAGCCTCCGCGGCTTCGAGGTGGTGGACGCCGCCaaggccgccgtcgaggcggcGTGCCCGCGCACCGTCTCCTGCGCCGACAtcctcgccttcgccgcccgcGACAGCGTCAACCTCACCGGCAACACCTTCTACCAGgtccccgccggccgccgggacGGCAGGATATCCAACTTCAACGATGCCTTCTCCCTCCCTAACCCGAACGCCACGGCGACGGAGCTTGTCGAGGGGTTCCGGAATAAGAGCTTGACCGCCGAGGAGATGGTCATCCTCTCCGGCTCCCACACCATCGGCCGCTCCCACTGCGCCTCCTTCATCTTCAAGAATCGTGAACGTCTG GCGAGCGGGACAATTAGCCCGGCGTACCAGGCGCTGCTGGAGGCGCTGTGCGCGGGGAACACGGAACAGTCGTCGAATGTGACGACGGCGATCGACTTGAGCACGCCGGCGACGCTGGACAACAACTACTACAAGCTGCTGCGGCTGAACCTGGGCCTGCACTTCTCCGACGACCAGCTCATCCGCGACGCCACGCTGCTGCCCTTCGTCAACGCTTCCGCCTGCAACGAGACGGGCTGGAAGGAGaagttcgccgccgccatgatcAAGATGGGCAACATCGACGTGCTCACCGGCACCCAGGGCGAGATCAGGCTCAACTGCAGCGCCGTCAAcgccccgtcgtcgtcggcttcCGCCGGGACGATGATCATCGACACCGTCTtccccgacgccgacggcggtgAGGTCGCCGCGAGCTAA
- the LOC102706987 gene encoding peroxidase 1-like, protein MSSMAMNRCCFFFFFVAGWAAVVFPGGAAGAGLKVGFYSKTCPSAESLVQRAVAAAFRNNSGVAAGLIRLHFHDCFVRGCDGSVLIDPVANSSVRVEKQAIPNNPSLRGFDVVDAAKAAVEAACPRTVSCADILAFAARDSVALSGNVTYRVPAGRRDGNVSLEGDALANLPAPFSSAAELVGNFSRKNLTAEDMVVLSGAHTIGVSHCSSFTNRLYGFSAGSDVDPTISPAYAFLLRAVCPSNSSQFFPNTTVDMDVITPAALDNKYYVGLANNLGLFTSDQALLTNATLRASVDEFVKSERRWKSKFVKAMVKMGGIEVLTGTQGEVRLNCRVVNRRSTTAAATDTAGAELELTAVAGSDDDDVSSAVAAS, encoded by the exons ATGAGCTCCATGGCCATGAAtcgctgctgcttcttcttcttcttcgtcgccggctgggccgccgtcgtcttccccggcggcgcggccggcgccgggctGAAGGTCGGGTTCTACAGCAAGACGTGCCCGTCGGCGGAGTCCCTGGTGCAGCgggcggtggccgccgccttcAGGAACAAcagcggcgtcgccgccggtctcATCCGGCTGCACTTCCACGACTGCTTTGTCAGG GGGTGCGACGGGTCAGTGCTGATCGACCCGGTGGCGAACAGCAGCGTGCGCGTGGAGAAGCAGGCCATCCCCAACAACCCCAGCCTCCGGGGCTTcgacgtcgtcgacgccgccaaggccgccgtcgaggccgcctGCCCGCGCACCGTCTCCTGCGCCGACATCCTCGCCTTTGCCGCCCGCGACAGCGTCGCGCTCTCCGGCAACGTCACCTACAGGGTCCCCGCgggccgccgcgacggcaACGTCTCCCTCGAGGGCGACGCGCTGGCCAACCTCCCGGCGCCCTTCTCcagcgccgccgagctcgtcgGCAACTTCAGCCGCAAGAACCTCACCGCCGAGGACATGGTCGTCCTCTCCGGCGCCCACACCATCGGCGTCTCCCACTGCTCCTCCTTCACCAACCGCCTCTACGGTTTcagcgccggcagcgacgTCGACCCGACCATCAGCCCGGCCTACGCgttcctcctccgcgccgtctGCCCCTCCAACAGCAGCCAGTTCTTCCCCAACACGACGGTGGACATGGACGTGATCACCCCGGCGGCGCTGGACAACAAGTACTACGTCGGGCTCGCCAACAACCTGGGCCTCTTCACGTCGGACCAGGCGCTGCTCACCAACGCCACGCTCAGGGCGTCGGTGGACGAGTTCGTGAAGAGCGAGCGGAGGTGGAAGAGCAAGTTCGTGAAGGCCATGGTGAAGATGGGCGGCATCGAGGTGCTCACCGGGACGCAGGGTGAGGTCCGGCTCAACTGCAGGGTCGTCAACAGGAGGAGCACCACTGCCGCTGCCACTGACACTGCTGGCGCTGAGCTTGAGCTCACCGCCGTGGCCGGctctgacgacgacgacgtttCATCTGCGGTGGCAGCAAGTTAG
- the LOC121053930 gene encoding translation initiation factor IF-2-like encodes MVAGISVAVLRVGLAAGLLLLAAGACHGARDAPGEPGPTAYRPQNVFGFGGFYPGPSVNWVFPGPNGVTPQVGFGGMPGSFVFPGGGGSPLTPGGGGGVIGIHGAAAKAKKP; translated from the coding sequence ATGGTGGCGGGGATCagcgtcgccgtcctccgcgtgggcctcgccgccggcctcctcctgctcgccgccggcgcgtgcCACGGCGCGAGGGACGCCCCCGGCGAGCCGGGGCCGACGGCGTACCGGCCGCAGAACGTGTTCGGGTTCGGCGGCTTCTACCCGGGCCCGTCCGTCAACTGGGTCTTCCCCGGCCCCAACGGCGTCACGCCGCAGGTCGGCTTCGGCGGGATGCCGGGCTCCTTCGTcttccccggcggcggcgggtcgcCGCTCAcgccaggcggcggcggcggcgtcatcggcatccacggcgccgccgcgaagGCGAAGAAGCCGTGA